A single window of Acanthopagrus latus isolate v.2019 chromosome 1, fAcaLat1.1, whole genome shotgun sequence DNA harbors:
- the dchs2 gene encoding protocadherin-23, whose protein sequence is MRKGGMGRQNTAARPLRTLVLSLLCAQSLGQVFNLTLSVKEGLPAKTIVGDLGAGLSRPSTGFFISESRDSYVFRDLEIDADTGIISTAVVLDRESRERYEFVAATLTGEMIRVKIEVKDVNDHSPVFPSEEVDLEISELSPPGSRFQLEGAKDEDEGEFGTRGYRITESEMGELFRLEYRSGSESHPSLDLILTSKLDRETQAFYSLTIEAFDGGIPARTGRRQVNIHVLDENDNPPVFNQTEYHTSLLEDAPLMSSVCQVHAYDLDLGDNGRVTYEINRRQSDPNEVFSINRTSGVVYLNKPLDYEAQAFHELIVSARDGGAQPEHSSTFVGVKVLNINDNSPIISVLFLSETGDAVVSEAAGVGDYVARISVSDPDFEEERVTVTLEGGDDKFALKQTDDFLYALCVNGELDREEQDLYELKVQASDFGNPPLSSEAVLLLKVTDTNDCSPVFEKDVYIVSISEDAPRGSSLVQIQARDADEGVNSDVRYSILKSNQDSLISMDPESGLVTTAAALDRETQMEVWFLVVAADGGDPALSSTATVTVLVEDVNDNEPVFQHQLYNVSIPEHSDIGSCFLQVVATDADSPEFGTLLFSLSDGFDTQDKHPLFKIHPQTGQLCVSEDIDRDSGQTVYDILIKAEDPGGLSAQTYVHIEVEDLNDNAPVFNPDQYAMSISSHAQPGTEILNVIATDRDSGRFGQVTYDVVPGDMSSLFALDKQTGMLFLTSTLTHLGAASVKLSITAQDGEGLTSVRPAEVTIDVLRSAQAPAVFQRSRYSFTVVEDAPPGTSVGTVEAMNPADSRESVSYRISSGDPQGLFSVHPKSGLISNVKPLDHESQPYALLVLQSYTDASPVYSTTQVNITIADINDNVPVFPKLSDAITVSQNTLPGTVLFIAHAHDCDSGANGRVQYYLKSTRNSTFVIDQNLGTVTLNQSLQADHQQRYSLEIVAKDEGEPSQSSTLTLTVNVDRTAAEDSLAFETLVYQVEIGEGYRKDSRVIQVRAHRSRGAHVSNSGLTYSLEAEDGFPPAPFRVHPETGWLYLSRSLDYEAESRFRFRVVATSREASLANITATATVTALVLDINDNAPAFSSEVYYFTVSEGSSPRGLVGTVTATDKDSGKNAQLSYILLTDGKFFRINTKTGEIINWVALDREQHSQHSLKVMVTDQGHPRLNATATVHILVTDINDNTPQFTHLPASKELSIQVWAGLPAGSLVTNMFAKDLDAGENGTVIFSMVTVGLEAERRRHFEIDSESGDIRTTELFTQNPEPFYTLRVKAKDSGASPLEDTAVIHVQVHGLESLYGRSDHQLLRRFTVKEDTEPATVIGSASVADRGRLHYSISEGDGSIHFGIDSSSGDIYINQPLDYESAKQYFLLVRAEDAAMVPGVNMSVLVSVMVEDVNDHTPWFPDKLVTFGLPEDAAVASLAFAFHARDADGTFPNSALRYSLTFDPELSASSPRFPFQINPYTGSLTVAAPLDRETRPSFAFTVTATDQAKRKEERKQTSVTAQVFLLDVNDNRPVFISADSAQVMEDAEVGSLLHRFVAIDGDLGENGVISYVIMAGNKNRFFTLEEKTGLLFLSAPLDYETQRLHRLTVRAVDHGLPSLSSTQTLTVEVGDVNDQLPVFSRSIYNASVAENRDPGEPVIRVSATDADSEENAVVWYSLLPGPGYELFSINPYTGLITTTSYLDREQQQHFTLRVQARDSSTRPLSGTATVLCSVLDDNDNPPEFMQSSFQISLPENLPPGVVHTAQASDPDHGENGTIHYSILGEDYRGRFTINSHTGVVSTTQVLDREERQNYTLTIQARDYGPTPLSSSTQLQLLLLDQNDNIPSFTRKSYHASISEGLPAGAEVLRVSASDPDEGSNGDVTYSLTEDSSQGAFSIDAVTGVISTTRTLDRESRAQYTLRAVATDGCTQGPLSSVASVTVQVEDVNDNVPVCDQNPLNAWVSMRTLPNQIITTVMATDGDQGENGTMRFTLTDEENLFDINSETGEISLRRRVRAGFSGRKLQVVVSDRGRPALTSTCLFFIHLKGEHEGLQFTNKVYNATVKENSRAGTWIAKVEATDQNNSRQRITYTIFSGNDDRIFSINRHTGEIRVQKDNSLDFEESPQIQLVVLADSGLQTAHCRVSISLLDVNDNAPVFEHSGYRTAVWEGQAHNTYIMQVFASDADSGMNGQIEFSIVSGNPNEAFILDSVRGILATNVVLDREITHSYKLVLQAADRGNPPLSSTATVRVQVVDVNDNSPAIPPMEPVVIAENLPAGYMVTQVTANDVDLSSTITYSFSDNSSTNVPFAIDRYTGVVTLTRALDYEEQMEYVLTVWASDSLHQTSGEVRVQVLDVNDNAPVFTEVSYQVEMSELASADTLVLSVSAIDRDSGPNGKITYRLLSSPLQGFYIEPDDGSVFTNKPLKAITNSNLIHLLVEAKDEGDPVLSAVTAIDVLILDSNDHSPVFHQDIYTLTVPEDTPTDITLLTLSAEDQDWSPENTHLDYAIIGGNEEKRFCLEVKMVQVENQMRNVGKLVLCNPLDRETTESYALTVSVSDRGTPPLNSSAVVMVTVTDCNDNAPVFSSTEYHAQVSENSYVGTRLVQVTAQDPDLGTNGLLRYDIISGNSKGHHRLDRQTGLLVVNHSLDFEEDSKYTLTIRASDGGESSEERKVAFAVVFITVLDENDNTPYFMFPTVNCSVLENLPAFTHTCSVHAVDNDLGLYGQLTYSILSSCFMDYGSGSPEKKEAFAIDPLTGDIHTRQTFDYELENEYCFVVEARDKGDKAATVRVQVTIKGVDEFSPIFNQKQYRFLLPENAKRGDTVGYVMAMDHDAGMDGLVEYSIVNPSPFFSINKTIGTIFVSEPVYRRRGSHASEDMVKLVVSAGSPKMASKTSNCLVFINISSSAEALTGVPLTAHMLSLSVSLIMFLVVLLFFVAVVLRYKIKEAAIKKAAAIAANLNHGTGSFGRSSGQRQSGISLKQMKRPGVLVTTRDLMNSYNQSDSSGRGSAEGETAEDQEIKWINEYPCRKRDEPVQDNLTTEIPHSSLPGDSTSCRSIDVGPEHIMSVNKCLISGMASTESLHHFKEEGGGEGLLPAILRVRDLEESMRTKGYAPLPDAQAAPDSLSSLMCPEEQLQGSYNWEYILDWEPSYQSLASVFTDIGMLPDEELEGGHEDLAVEASCLMHPPPLITGVAQPGIRTVPPRKPGRVPNLSRRHSSRRYAYSPLARNTGLTPSAMTPSFSPSLSSLTIKTPSASPVVSETGIGGIRLDSGPLTASLLEAEIQV, encoded by the exons ATGCGTAAAGGAGGAATGGGTCGCCAAAACACCGCAGCTCGGCCGCTGCGGACGCTCGTCCTGTCGCTGCTTTGCGCGCAGTCGCTCGGGCAGGTGTTCAACCTGACGCTGTCGGTCAAAGAGGGCCTGCCCGCGAAAACCATCGTCGGAGACCTGGGAGCGGGGCTGAGCAGGCCGAGCACCGGGTTCTTCATCTCGGAGAGCAGAGACTCGTACGTGTTCAGAGACCTGGAGATAGACGCGGACACGGGGATCATCTCCACCGCGGTGGTCctggacagagagagcagagagaggtaCGAGTTCGTGGCCGCCACTCTCACGGGCGAGATGATCAGAGTGAAAATAGAGGTGAAGGATGTGAACGACcactcacctgtgttcccctcagaGGAGGTGGACTTGGAGATATCAGAGCTGAGTCCCCCTGGGAGCCGGTTTCAGCTTGAGGGAGCTAAAGATGAGGATGAGGGTGAGTTTGGTACCCGGGGATACAGGATCACTGAGAGTGAGATGGGGGAACTGTTCCGCCTGGAGTACAGGAGTGGATCTGAGAGCCACCCGAGCCTGGATCTCATCCTCACCAGCAAACTGGACCGTGAAACACAGGCCTTCTACTCCCTGACCATCGAGGCCTTCGACGGTGGCATCCCAGCCAGGACGGGGAGGCGTCAGGTGAACATCCACGTCCTGGATGAGAACGACAACCCTCCCGTGTTCAACCAGACTGAGTATCACACCTCGCTGCTGGAGGACGCCCCCCTGATGTCCTCCGTGTGTCAGGTGCACGCCTACGACCTCGACCTGGGCGACAACGGCCGAGTAACATATGAGATCAACAGGCGGCAGAGTGACCCCAACGAGGTTTTCTCCATCAACCGGACCAGTGGGGTGGTGTACCTCAACAAGCCGCTCGACTACGAGGCCCAAGCTTTCCACGAGTTGATCGTCAGCGCGAGGGACGGCGGGGCTCAGCCGGAGCACAGCAGCACCTTCGTGGGTGTGAAGGTGCTGAACATCAACGACAACAGTCCCATCATCAGCGTGCTGTTTCTCAGTGAAACAGGAGATGCTGTGGTGTCAGAGGCGGCCGGGGTCGGGGACTACGTTGCTCGGATCTCGGTGTCAGATCCTGActttgaggaggagagggtcACTGTCACGCTGGAGGGAGGTGATGACAAGTTCGCCCTGAAGCAGACGGACGACTTCCTGTATGCTTTGTGCGTCAACGGAGAGCTCGACAGGGAAGAGCAGGACCTGTATGAGCTGAAGGTGCAGGCATCAGATTTTGGGAACCCGCCCCTGAGCAGCGAGGCGGTCCTCCTCCTGAAGGTGACCGACACCAATGACTGCTCCCCAGTTTTTGAGAAGGATGTGTACATCGTCAGCATCTCCGAGGACGCTCCTCGGGGGAGCTCCCTCGTCCAGATTCAGGCCCGAGACGCAGACGAGGGCGTCAACTCAGACGTCAGATACTCCATCCTCAAGTCCAACCAGGACAGCCTGATCAGCATGGACCCGGAGTCGGGCCTGGTCACGACAGCTGCGGCTCTGGACAGAGAGACTCAGATGGAGGTTTGGTTCCTGGTGGTGGCGGCTGACGGAGGGGACCCGGCTCTGTCATCCACGGCCACCGTCACTGTGCTGGTGGAGGATGTGAACGACAACGAGCCAGTGTTCCAGCATCAGCTGTACAACGTGTCCATACCAGAGCACAGTGACATTGGGAGCTGCTTTTTGCAA GTTGTTGCCACAGATGCAGACAGCCCCGAGTTCGGCACgctgctcttctctctgtcgGACGGCTTCGACACGCAGGACAAACACCCTCTGTTCAAAATCCACCCGCAGACCGgacagctgtgtgtctctgaggaCATCGATCGAGACTCGGGACAGACGGTCTACGACATCCTCATCAAAGCTGAAGATCCA GGAGGCCTGAGCGCTCAGACCTACGTGCACATTGAGGTGGAGGACCTGAACGACAACGCTCCAGTGTTCAACCCTGACCAGTACGCCATGAGCATCAGCAGCCACGCGCAGCCCGGCACAGAGATCCTCAACGTTATCGCCACCGACCGAGACTCCGGCAGGTTCGGACAGGTCACCTACGACGTGGTTCCTGGTGACATGTCCAGTTTGTTTGCTCTGGATAAACAAACAG gaATGCTCTTCCTGACGTCTACTCTGACCCACCTGGGTGCAGCCAGCGTGAAGCTCTCAATCACAGCGCAGGATGGTGAGGGCCTGACCTCAGTCAGACCCGCGGAGGTCACCATCGACGTTTTGCGCAGCGCTCAGGCTCCAGCTGTGTTCCAGAGGTCACGCTACTCCTTCACAGTGGTGGAGGACGCGCCGCCGGGGACCTCTGTTGGGACGGTGGAGGCCATGAACCCAGCAG ACTCTCGGGAGTCAGTGTCCTACAGAATCTCGTCCGGAGACCCTCAGGGTTTGTTCTCCGTTCATCCGAAGTCCGGCCTGATCAGCAACGTCAAACCTCTGGACCACGAGTCGCAGCCGTACGCTCTGCTGGTCCTTCAGTCCTACACCGACGCCTCTCCGGTCTACAGCACCACGCAGGTCAACATCACCATCGCCGACATCAACGACAACGTTCCGGTTTTCCCCAAACTCAGCGACGCCATCACGGTGTCTCAGAACACGCTCCCGGGAACAGTGCTGTTCATCGCTCACGCACACGACTGTGACAGCGGCGCCAACGGGAGGGTGCAGTACTACCTGAAGAGCACCAGAAACAGCACGTTTGTCATCGACCAGAACCTCGGGACCGTCACTTTGAATCAGAGTTTACAGGCGGACCATCAGCAGAGGTACAGCCTGGAGATCGTGGCTAAAGATGAAGGAGAGCCTTCGCAGAGCTCCACGCTGACCCTCACTGTCAACGTGGACCGCACCGCTGCTGAAGACAGCCTGGCCTTCGAGACTTTAGTCTACCAGGTGGAGATCGGTGAGGGCTACAGGAAGGATTCGAGGGTGATCCAGGTGAGGGCGCACCGGAGCCGAGGCGCCCACGTGTCCAACTCGGGCCTCACCTACTCCTTGGAGGCCGAAGACGGATTTCCTCCCGCTCCTTTCCGGGTTCACCCAGAGACGGGATGGTTGTATCTCTCCCGCAGTCTGGACTACGAGGCAGAGTCCAGGTTTCGCTTCCGGGTGGTGGCCACATCCAGGGAGGCGTCGCTGGCCAAcatcacagccacagccacagtgacCGCGCTGGTGCTGGACATCAATGATAACGCCCCGGCGTTCAGCAGCGAGGTTTACTACTTCACTGTGTCGGAGGGCTCGTCGCCTCGAGGCCTGGTGGGAACGGTCACGGCCACAGATAAGGACTCCGGGAAAAACGCCCAGCTGTCCTACATCCTGCTCACAGATGGGAAGTTCTTTCGCATCAACActaaaacag GTGAAATCATCAACTGGGTGGCGCTGGACCGGGAGCAGCACAGCCAGCACAGCCTGAAGGTGATGGTGACGGACCAGGGCCACCCTCGTCTGAACGCCACCGCCACCGTTCACATCCTGGTGACCGACATCAACGACAACACTCCGCAGTTCACCCACCTACCTGCCAGCAAGGAGCTCAGCATTCAG gtCTGGGCTGGTCTACCAGCAGGATCCTTAGTGACAAACATGTTTGCCAAAGATTTAGATGCGGGAGAGAATGGGACAGTCATCTTCTCGATGGTCACAG tcgGTTTAGAGGCGGAGCGTCGCCGACACTTTGAGATCGACAGTGAGAGCGGAGACATCCGAACAACGGAGCTGTTCACCCAGAACCCTGAACCGTTTTACACTCTGAGAGTGAAAGCAAAGGACAGCGGAGCTTCACCTCTGGAGGACACGGCAGTCATTCATGTACAG GTTCATGGATTGGAGTCTCTGTACGGCCGCTCTGACCATCAGCTTCTGAGGCGTTTTACTGTGAAGGAGGACACGGAGCCGGCGACTGTCATCGGCTCTGCCAGTGTGGCAGACAGAGGCAGACTCCATTATTCCATCTCTGAGGGCGACGGCAGCATTCACTTCGGCATCGACAGCTCCTCCGGTGACATATACATCAACCAGCCGCTGGACTACGAGTCGGCCAAGCAGTACTTCCTCCTGGTCCGGGCTGAGGATGCTGCAATGGTTCCTGGAGTGAACATGTCGGTGCTGGTCAGTGTGATGGTGGAGGACGTCAACGACCACACGCCCTGGTTCCCCGATAAACTGGTGACGTTCGGTCTGCCGGAGGACGCGGCGGTCGCATCGCTGGCGTTCGCTTTCCATGCCAGAGATGCTGATGGGACCTTTCCTAACAGCGCCCTCCGCTattctctgacctttgaccccgaGCTCAGCGCCTCCTCACCACGCTTCCCCTTTCAGATCAACCCTTACACGGGGAGCCTGACTGTAGCTGCGCCTTTAGACCGGGAGACCAGACCCAGCTTTGCCTTCACTGTCACGGCCACCGACCAGGcgaagaggaaggaggagcgcAAACAGACGTCGGTGACGGCTCAGGTCTTCCTGCTGGACGTGAACGATAACCGGCCGGTGTTCATATCAGCCGACTCGGCTCAGGTGATGGAGGACGCAGAGGTGGGGAGTCTGCTGCATCGTTTTGTGGCCATAGATGGAGATCTGGGTGAAAATGGGGTCATCTCTTATGTCATCATGGCTGGAAACAAGAACAGGTTCTTCACACTCGAAGAGAAAACAG gcCTCCTGTTTCTCTCCGCCCCTCTGGACTACGAGACCCAACGTTTACACCGGCTGACCGTCCGTGCTGTGGACCACGGCCTGCCCTCGCTCTCCTCCACCCAGACTCTGACGGTGGAGGTCGGCGACGTGAACGACCAGTTGCCGGTCTTCAGTCGGAGCATCTACAACGCTAGTGTGGCGGAGAACAGAGACCCCGGGGAGCCAGTGATCAGGGTGTCTGCCACTGACGCCGATTCAG AGGAGAACGCCGTGGTGTGGTACAGTCTGCTGCCCGGCCCCGGCTACGAGCTCTTCAGCATCAACCCGTACACCGGCCTGATCACCACCACCTCCTACCtggacagagagcagcagcagcacttcacCCTCAGAG tCCAGGCTCGTGACAGCAGCACGCGGCCTCTGTCGGGGACGGCCACAGTGCTGTGCTCTGTGCTGGACGACAATGACAACCCTCCAGAGTTCATGCAGTCGTCCTTCCAGATCAGCCTGCCAGAAAACCTGCCTCCCGGAGTCGTCCACACGGCTCAGGCCTCCGACCCCGACCACGGAGAGAATGGAACTATACACTACTCCATATTAG GTGAGGACTACAGAGGTCGCTTTACCATCAACAGCCACACAGGTGTTGTCAGCACCACTCAGGTCCTGGACCGCGAGGAAAGGCAGAATTACACCCTCACCATACAGGCCCGTGACTATGGCCCCACCCCGCTCAGCTCCTCCACccagctccagctgctgctgctggaccagaACGACAACATCCCCTCCTTCACCCGTAAGAGCTACCACGCCTCCATCAGCGAGGGCCTACCTGCGGGAGCCGAAGTCCTGCGCGTCAGCGCCTCTGATCCTGACGAGGGCTCCAACGGGGACGTGACCTACTCTCTGACAGAGGACAGCAGCCAGGGGGCCTTCTCCATAGACGCTGTCACAGGAGTGATCAGCACCACCAGGACtctggacagagagagcagggcTCAGTACACCCTCCGAGCCGTGGCCACTGACGGCTGCACTCAGGGACCGCTGAGCTCTGTGGCGTCGGTGACCGTACAGGTGGAGGACGTGAACGACAACGTGCCGGTTTGTGACCAGAATCCCCTCAATGCGTGGGTCTCCATGAGGACGCTACCAAACCAGATCATTACCACAGTGATGGCAACGGACGGTGACCAGGGTGAGAACGGGACGATGCGGTTCACGCTGACGGACGAGGAAAATCTGTTCGACATCAACAGCGAGACAGGAGAGATTTCACTGAGAAGGCGCGTGAGAGCCGGTTTCTCCGGGAGGAAGCTGCAGGTGGTGGTTTCAGACCGAGGACGTCCCGCTTTGACCTCCACCTGCCTGTTTTTCATCCACCTGAAGGGAGAGCACGAAGGGCTACAGTTCACAAACAAGGTCTACAACGCTACTGTCAAGGAGAACAGCAGGGCCG GCACTTGGATCGCTAAAGTGGAGGCCACTGACCAGAACAACAGCAGACAAAGGATCACATACACCATATTCAGTGGCAACGATGATCGCATTTTTTCCATCAATCGTCACACCg GTGAGATCCGTGTGCAGAAAGATAACTCTCTGGACTTCGAGGAGAGCCCTCAGATCCAGCTGGTGGTTCTGGCTGACAGCGGGCTGCAGACGGCTCACTGCCGGGTCTCCATCAGCCTGCTGGACGTGAACGACAACGCGCCGGTGTTCGAGCACAGCGGCTACAGAACTGCTGTCTGGGAGGGGCAAGCGCACAACACCTACATTATGCAG GTGTTTGCGTCGGATGCTGACAGCGGGATGAACGGGCAGATCGAGTTCTCCATCGTGTCCGGTAACCCTAACGAAGCGTTTATTTTAGACTCTGTTCGAGGGATTCTCGCCACCAATGTTGTACTGGACCGCGAGATCACCCACTCATACAA GCTGGTTCTGCAGGCAGCAGACAGGGGGAACCCTCCACTCAGCAGCACCGCCACCGTCAGGGTCCAGGTGGTGGATGTCAATGACAACAGCCCCGCCATCCCCCCCATGGAGCCTGTGGTTATAGCAGAGA ATTTGCCTGCAGGTTACATGGTCACCCAGGTGACCGCGAACGACGTGGACCTGAGCTCCACCATCACCTACAGCTTTtcagacaacagcagcaccaacgTTCCCTTTGCCATCGACCGGTACACCGGTGTAGTTACCTTGACTCGAGCCCTCGACTATGAGGAGCAGATGGAGTACGTGCTGACAGTCTGGGCGTCCGACTCCCTCCACCAGACCAGCGGAGAGGTCAGAGTTCAAGTGCTTGATGTCAATGACAACGCTCCAGTCTTCACCGAGGTCTCCTACCAG GTGGAGATGTCAGAGTTGGCTTCAGCAGACACATTAGTTCTGTCAGTGTCCGCTATCGACAGAGACTCTGGGCCGAATGGCAAGATCACGTACAGACTGCTTTCATCTCCTTTACAAGGCTTCTACATCGAGCCAGACGACG GGTCTGTTTTCACCAATAAGCCCTTGAAGGCCATCACCAACAGCAACCTGATTCATCTCCTGGTTGAGGCCAAAGACGAAGGCGATCCcgtgctgtctgctgtcaccGCCATCGATGTGCTGATTCTGGACTCCAATGATCATTCACCTGTGTTCCACCAGGACATCTACACGCTCACCGTCCCGGAGGACACACCCACAGACATCACCTTACTGACACTGTCTGCAGAGGACCAAGACTGGAGCCCTGAAAACACCCATCTGGACTATGCCATCATCGGGGGAAATGAGGAGAAGAGATTCTGCCTGGAAGTAAAAATGGTTCAGGTTGAGAATCAGATGAGAAATGTTGGAAAACTTGTTCTGTGTAACCCTTTAGACCGTGAGACCACCGAGAGCTACGCACTGACAGTGAGTGTGTCCGATCGAGGAACGCCTCCACTTAACAGCTCTGCTGTTGTTATGGTGACTGTCACAGACTGCAATGACAACGCTCCCGTCTTTTCCAGCACAGAATATCACGCACAGGTGAGTGAAAACAGCTATGTAGGTACCAGGCTGGTGCAGGTCACGGCTCAGGATCCTGATCTGGGAACTAACGGCCTGTTGCGGTATGACATTATCTCGGGGAACAGCAAAGGTCACCACAGGCTGGACCGTCAGACCGGCCTCCTGGTCGTCAACCACTCGCTTGACTTTGAGGAGGACTCAAAATACACCCTCACCATCCGGGCATCAGATGGTGGCGAATCATCTGAAGAGCGTAAGGTGGCTTTTGCAGTGGTCTTCATCACAGTGTTGGACGAAAATGACAACACTCCATACTTCATGTTCCCGACTGTCAACTGCTCGGTGCTTGAGAACCTCCCAGCGTTTACCCACACCTGTTCTGTCCACGCTGTTGACAACGACTTAGGCCTCTATGGACAGCTCACCTACTCTATTTTGTCCTCCTGCTTCATGGACTACGGCAGCGGCAGCCCCGAGAAGAAGGAGGCCTTTGCTATCGACCCCCTTACAGGCGACATTCACACACGACAGACCTTTGATTACGAACTTGAGAATGAATACTGCTTTGTAGTGGAGGCCAGGGACAAAGGCGAcaaagcagctacagtgagaGTGCAGGTGACCATCAAGGGTGTGGATGAGTTCAGTCCCATCTTCAACCAAAAGCAGTACCGCTTCCTCCTGCCAGAGAATGCCAAACGTGGAGATACAGTCGGCTATGTTATGGCGATGGACCATGATGCAGGGATGGACGGTCTGGTGGAGTACTCCATTGTGAATCCATCGCCGTTTTTctcaataaacaaaacaattggGACCATTTTTGTGTCAGAACCTGTATACCGCAGAAGAGGCAGCCATGCCAGCGAGGACATGGTGAAGCTGGTAGTGTCCGCAGGTAGTCCTAAAATGGCCTCCAAGACCAGCAACTGCCTAGTTTTCATCAATATCTCCAGCTCAGCAGAGGCGCTCACTGGGGTCCCTCTTACCGCACACATGCTCAGTTTGAGCGTTTCACTAATCATGTTCCTAGTTGTCCTCCTATTTTTTGTGGCCGTGGTTCTCAGGTACAAGATCAAGGAAGCGGCAATCAAAAAGGCTGCTGCCATTGCCGCAAACTTGAACCACGGCACAGGCTCGTTTGGTAGATCCAGTGGCCAAAGGCAAAGTGGAATCTCTCTAAAACAGATGAAACGGCCTGGCGTCTTGGTGACCACGAGAGACTTGATGAACTCATACAATCAGTCAGATTCAAGTGGCCGTGGATCAGCAGAAGGTGAGACCGCTGAGGACCAGGAGATCAAGTGGATTAATGAGTACCCCTGCCGTAAAAGAGACGAACCAGTGCAAGACAACCTGACTACTGAGATCCCACATTCTTCTTTACCAGGGGACAGTACCTCCTGCCGCTCTATCGATGTAGGGCCAGAGCACATTATGTCTGTCAATAAATGTTTAATCTCAGGGATGGCCAGCACAGAAAGCCTCCACCACTTcaaagaagagggaggaggtgagggactACTTCCTGCAATACTTAGAGTGAGGGATTTGGAGGAGAGCATGAGGACAAAGGGGTATGCTCCCCTCCCGGACGCCCAGGCAGCTCCAgattctctctcctcactgatGTGTCCcgaggagcagctgcagggcaGCTACAACTGGGAATACATTTTGGACTGGGAGCCGAGCTACCAATCTCTAGCCTCCGTCTTCACTGATATTGGGATGCTCCCTGATGAGGAGCTTGAGGGTGGCCATGAGGACTTGGCAGTAGAGGCAAGTTGTCTCATGCACCCACCGCCTCTTATAACAGGAGTGGCTCAGCCTGGCATCAGAACTGTGCCTCCGCGAAAGCCGGGGCGTGTACCAAACCTGAGCAGAAGGCACTCCTCCCGCAGATATGCATATTCCCCCTTAGCGAGGAACACAGGACTTACCCCGTCAGCCATGACGCCTAGTTTCTCCCCTTCACTTTCTTCTCTTACCATTAAGACCCCCAGTGCCTCACCAGTTGTCTCTGAGACCGGGATAGGGGGTATAAGACTCGACTCAGGGCCCCTCACTGCAAGCCTGTTGGAGGCAGAAATCCAGGTGTAG